From the genome of Homo sapiens chromosome 6 genomic scaffold, GRCh38.p14 alternate locus group ALT_REF_LOCI_4 HSCHR6_MHC_MANN_CTG1, one region includes:
- the HLA-DQA1 gene encoding HLA class II histocompatibility antigen, DQ alpha 1 chain isoform X4 produces the protein MILNKALMLGALALTTVMSPCGGEDIVADHVASYGVNLYQSYGPSGQFTHEFDGDEEFYVDLERKETVWKLPLFHRLRFDPQFALTNIAVLKHNLNILIKRSNSTAATNEVPEVTVFSKSPVTLGQPNTLICLVDNIFPPVVNITWLSNGHSVTEGVSETSFLSKSDHSFFKISYLTFLPSADEIYDCKVEHWGLDEPLLKHWGVTY, from the exons ATGATCCTAAACAAAGCTCTGATGCTGGGGGCCCTCGCCCTGACCACCGTGATGAGCCCTTGTGGAGGTGAAGACATTGTGG CTGACCACGTTGCCTCTTACGGTGTAAACTTGTACCAGTCTTACGGTCCCTCTGGCCAGTTCACCCATGAATTTGATGGAGACGAGGAGTTCTATGTGGACCTGGAGAGGAAGGAGACTGTCTGGAAGTTGCCTCTGTTCCACAGACTTAGATTTGACCCGCAATTTGCACTGACAAACATCGCTGTGCTAAAACATAACTTGAACATCCTGATTAAACGCTCCAACTCTACCGCTGCTACCAATG AGGTTCCTGAGGTCACAGTGTTTTCCAAGTCTCCCGTGACACTGGGTCAGCCCAACACCCTCATCTGTCTTGTGGACAACATCTTTCCTCCTGTGGTCAACATCACCTGGCTGAGCAATGGGCACTCAGTCACAGAAGGTGTTTCTGAGACCAGCTTCCTCTCCAAGAGTGATCATTCCTTCTTCAAGATCAGTTACCTCACCTTCCTCCCTTCTGCTGATGAGATTTATGACTGCAAGGTGGAGCACTGGGGCCTGGATGAGCCTCTTCTGAAACACTGGG gtgTTACCTACTAA
- the HLA-DQA1 gene encoding HLA class II histocompatibility antigen, DQ alpha 1 chain precursor (The RefSeq protein has 24 substitutions, 1 non-frameshifting indel compared to this genomic sequence) produces the protein MILNKALLLGALALTTVMSPCGGEDIVADHVASCGVNLYQFYGPSGQYTHEFDGDEQFYVDLERKETAWRWPEFSKFGGFDPQGALRNMAVAKHNLNIMIKRYNSTAATNEVPEVTVFSKSPVTLGQPNTLICLVDNIFPPVVNITWLSNGQSVTEGVSETSFLSKSDHSFFKISYLTFLPSADEIYDCKVEHWGLDQPLLKHWEPEIPAPMSELTETVVCALGLSVGLMGIVVGTVFIIQGLRSVGASRHQGPL, from the exons ATGATCCTAAACAAAGCTCTGATGCTGGGGGCCCTCGCCCTGACCACCGTGATGAGCCCTTGTGGAGGTGAAGACATTGTGG CTGACCACGTTGCCTCTTACGGTGTAAACTTGTACCAGTCTTACGGTCCCTCTGGCCAGTTCACCCATGAATTTGATGGAGACGAGGAGTTCTATGTGGACCTGGAGAGGAAGGAGACTGTCTGGAAGTTGCCTCTGTTCCACAGACTTAGATTTGACCCGCAATTTGCACTGACAAACATCGCTGTGCTAAAACATAACTTGAACATCCTGATTAAACGCTCCAACTCTACCGCTGCTACCAATG AGGTTCCTGAGGTCACAGTGTTTTCCAAGTCTCCCGTGACACTGGGTCAGCCCAACACCCTCATCTGTCTTGTGGACAACATCTTTCCTCCTGTGGTCAACATCACCTGGCTGAGCAATGGGCACTCAGTCACAGAAGGTGTTTCTGAGACCAGCTTCCTCTCCAAGAGTGATCATTCCTTCTTCAAGATCAGTTACCTCACCTTCCTCCCTTCTGCTGATGAGATTTATGACTGCAAGGTGGAGCACTGGGGCCTGGATGAGCCTCTTCTGAAACACTGGG AGCCTGAGATTCCAGCACCTATGTCAGAGCTCACAGAGACTGTGGTCTGTGCCCTGGGGTTGTCTGTGGGCCTCGTGGGCATTGTGGTGGGGACCGTCTTGATCATCCGAGGCCTGCGTTCAGTTGGTGCTTCCAGACACCAAGGGCCCTTGTGA